One window from the genome of Panthera leo isolate Ple1 chromosome D3, P.leo_Ple1_pat1.1, whole genome shotgun sequence encodes:
- the CD3H22orf15 gene encoding uncharacterized protein C22orf15 homolog: MVRGHGGVLGRRGQESPGRGTSPCLAFLPALPATIALLAEDGHLVSLDEGASQAPSMGSPLLQERGTYVLVQIIKGDDGAPTRYESLLENLDDQCPELAEELRCLSGLQPTSDGRRRRTSTRRDHQEQGPLSKPRRKGSLPSRTR; the protein is encoded by the exons atggTGAGGGGGCAtggaggggtgctggggagaaGGGGCCAAGAGTCCCCAGGCAGAGGTACCAGCCCCTGCcttgccttcctccctgccctcccagcgaCCATTGCCCTCCTGGCTGAGGATGGGCACCTGGTGAGCCTGGATGAAGGGGCTTCCCAGGCCCCTTCCATGGGCAGCCCCCTGCTGCAGGAGCGTGGGACCTATGTCCTTGTGCAGATCATCA AGGGGGATGATGGGGCCCCCACCCGCTATGAGTCCCTACTGGAGAACCTGGATGACCAGTGTCCAGAGCTGGCAG AGGAGCTTCGCTGCCTGTCAGGCCTACAACCCACAAGTGATGGCCGGAGGAGGCGCACGAGCACTCGGCGTGACCACCAGGAGCAAGGCCCCCTTTCAAAGCCACGAAGGAAGGGCTCCCTGCCATCCAGGACCCGTTAG
- the CHCHD10 gene encoding coiled-coil-helix-coiled-coil-helix domain-containing protein 10, mitochondrial, which yields MPRGSRSAAARPASRAAAPSVHPPAHPPPSAAAPAPTPSGQPGLMAQMASTAAGVAVGSAVGHVVGSALTGAFSGGSSEPAQPATQQAPIHTSPQPLQMGPCAYEIKQFLDCSTTQSDLSLCEGFSEALKQCKYNHGLSSLP from the exons ATGCCCCGGGGAAGCCGCAGCGCGGCCGCCCGGCCAGCCAG CCGCGCCGCCGCGCCCTCAGTTCACCCACCAGCGCACCCGCCGCCCTCTGCTGCTGCACCGGCCCCCACCCCGTCAGGCCAGCCTGGCCTGATGGCGCAGATGGCGTCCACGGCCGCTGGCGTGGCTGTGGGCTCGGCTGTGGGACACGTCGTGGGTAGCGCCCTGACCGGAGCCTTCAGCGgagggagctcagagcctgcccaGCCTGCCACTCAGCAG GCCCCCATCCACActagcccccagcccctgcagaTGGGGCCCTGCGCCTACGAGATCAAGCAGTTCCTGGACTGCTCCACCACTCAGAGTGACCTGTCCCTGTGTGAGGGCTTCAGTGAGGCCCTGAAGCAGTGCAAGTACAACCACG GTCTGAGCTCACTGCCCTGA
- the MMP11 gene encoding stromelysin-3 produces MARAARLRGAAPRALLLPLLLLLLPPPQLLARDPRPLDAPRRHVRRGPQSWHEAAPSSLAPAPTAQETLQPASSPRPPRCGVPDPPDGLSARNRQKRFVLSGGRWEKTDLTYRILRFPWQLVREQVRQTVAEALQVWSEVTPLTFTEVHEGHADIMIDFTRYWHGDNLPFDGPGGILAHAFFPKTHREGDVHFDYDETWTIGNNQGTDLLQVAAHEFGHVLGLQHTTAAKALMSPFYTFRYPLSLSPDDRRGIQHLYGQPRPAPTSRPPAVGPQAGVDDNEIAPLEPEVPPDACEITFDAVSTIRGELFFFKVGFVWRLRGGRLQPGYPALASRHWQGLPSPVDAAFEDSQGHIWFFQGTQYWVYNGEKPVLGPSPLSELGLQGPPIQAALAWGPEKNKIYFFRDGDYWRFHLSTRRVDNPVPRRVTDWRGVPSEIDAAFQDADGYAYFLRGRLYWKFDPVKVKALEGFPRLVGPDFFGCTEPANTFR; encoded by the exons ATGGCTCGGGCCGCCCGGCTCCGCGGCGCGGCCCCGCGCGCTCTCCTGCTCCCGCTACTGCTGTTGTTGCTCCCGCCGCCGCAGCTGCTGGCCCGGGACCCACGGCCCCTG GATGCACCCCGCCGCCATGTGAGGAGGGGGCCACAGTCCTGGCATGAAGCTGCTCCCAGCAGCCTGGCACCTGCCCCTACCGCCCAGGAGACTCTCCAGCCAGCAAGCAGCCCCAGACCTCCCCGCTGCGGTGTGCCTGACCCACCCGATGGGCTGAGTGCCCGCAACCGACAAAAGCGGTTTGTGCTATCAGGCGGGCGCTGGGAGAAAACAGACCTCACCTACAG gatCCTCCGGTTCCCCTGGCAGCTGGTACGGGAGCAGGTGCGGCAGACGGTGGCAGAGGCCCTACAAGTGTGGAGCGAGGTGACGCCACTTACCTTCACCGAGGTCCATGAGGGCCATGCTGACATCATGATTGATTTTACCAG GTACTGGCATGGAGACAACCTGCCATTTGATGGACCTGGGGGCATCCTGGCTCATGCCTTTTTTCCCAAGACTCACCGAGAAGGAGATGTCCACTTTGACTATGACGAGACCTGGACTATCGGGAACAACCAGG GCACAGACCTTCTGCAGGTGGCAGCCCACGAATTTGGCCATGTGCTGGGGCTGCAGCACACGACAGCTGCTAAGGCACTTATGTCCCCTTTCTACACATTCCGCTACCCATTGAGTCTTAGCCCGGATGACCGCAGGGGCATCCAGCACCTCTACGGCCAACCCCGGCCAGCCCCCACCTCTAGGCCCCCAGCTGTGGGCCCTCAGGCTGGGGTGGACGACAACGAGATTGCCCCGCTGGAG CCGGAAGTGCCACCAGATGCCTGCGAGATCACCTTTGATGCAGTCTCCACCATCCGTGGCGAGCTCTTCTTCTTCAAAGTGGGCTTTGTGTGGCGGCTGCGTGGGGGCCGGCTGCAGCCTGGCTACCCTGCACTGGCTTCTCGTCACTGGCAGGGACTGCCCAGCCCTGTGGATGCAGCCTTTGAAGATTCCCAGGGCCACATCTGGTTCTTCCAAG GCACTCAGTACTGGGTATACAATGGTGAGAAGCCAGTCCTGGGCCCTTCACCCCTCTCTGAGCTGGGGCTGCAGGGGCCCCCCATCCAGGCTGCCTTGGCCTGGGGCCCTGAGAAGAACAAGATCTACTTCTTCCGAGATGGAGACTACTGGCGCTTCCACCTTAGCACCCGCCGTGTGGACAACCCTGTGCCCCGCCGGGTGACTGACTGGCGAGGAGTGCCCTCTGAGATTGACGCCGCCTTCCAGGATGCTGATG gcTATGCCTACTTTCTGCGAGGTCGCCTCTATTGGAAGTTCGACCCTGTGAAGGTGAAGGCCCTGGAGGGCTTTCCCCGCCTCGTGGGCCCTGACTTCTTCGGCTGTACCGAGCCTGCCAACACTTTCCGCTAA